The following are from one region of the Lytechinus pictus isolate F3 Inbred chromosome 4, Lp3.0, whole genome shotgun sequence genome:
- the LOC129259123 gene encoding adenylate kinase 9-like isoform X33 codes for MEILKTMAENEEETNLPQFGAPTPSVTIDMLETRPNTHILLDSVTPAAGEGVHRGGSRLDPAGGAVSRALSVVSGSNAQESHISDMIKRMEEDPFDEDQTELRFLHSKPTCFIILGKPGVGKTTLAKRLAQAWRCQMVNVTELMLQHINLQTEMGVRLQEILHKGGAVPEELAVKLIEDKINSPEVAHHGYVLDDFPCVNEEYMNASDQLEFIKNWKLKPDFIINLRIPDEDLEMRRIGQRVDSLNNTLYAQDVWNPEKPEPQQKKGGGEDEEEEDEEEEEEEEPEMNLDPEMGEEEKIELTMEIIERLVQRPEDLKPHAAESIDAYKDKLLKMFEDYMADHDQQYLIEMDGNKTAPFLFRELMNKLNTYILRRAAVPIRLQNAEEEDIPDDIETEELMRTLGGTNLVAPRYRWRRSKWARACPVELQKGNVVQGKPEFAVGFLDKIYVMSGPDAMETFLKNPRPYLVSPQPRPPCKLCVVGPPLSGKTSLCHLLSHKFNARVLDVNELIKSRMESHKGKQIELAKQEAIESAVATIKAKLREKEETGSEGDGPDDHDDAPEEEEKEAKTSDTEESRAEGEGEEEGAGEGVGEEEDGEKSRIKAAEETEGEAEASEEKEEEGETTAQDSVTGVTEGDGTETIAASQHPTEDLSTITGVAPTVSQISEDVDENHPEVIQMVEAAVKEAEKLSYPIGADQYADCVEEAVVEIHRELRKKDPNGPGAGGWIIDNFPQSRDHWTVLLDRGLAPDEVICLKDSSENGLYLMKRWYRLNRDEVDTKARERKEAEEREKQRVLDDARIQEELEKEEAAKAAAAAVEEGGDEDAAKTQEEKPEGEKEEGDQEGEAEGEKDGEKDGEAAGEGGAGGGEEGEAKTEEEEEEEDKPPPVPVPEEDPLPPDGPETSKFKDQRNEFEREWPSIQALLTGTINLDPIQIEIENKKTEDIIKESHTMVELPYTYRPWEYNSIDMDEEDEDAAAEADEEGDEMEEEEDEEVTKNKKKQFGDTKHFCPVALKEKFVLWPSNPEIAAKYREKVYYCSNPEARDKFIAEPTTFVAKGRPFQPPPVRLLMLGPKGAGKSLHARAMADKLGLFHISFKDRLQELIIKKTKKKIGPEFEEEEEEPEEEEPEEEEPVEGLKDGIPVVSEPNDAAAAEQTEEDNEEGGEEEQEVELNEFEENIKGNLMGDESLSIDSLEKIIPDWWNLEPYKSTGFILEGFPRTSEEAQFMAENGFFPDAAILLNVEDSDITSRMLPPKLEKWRKRRDRRVARREKRKAKKKKEREEAIKKRRQELISEADDRKAKRQAQRAADRDSDDSEPSDEEGFDDEEEEDIEAMLAEEFEEEEEEEEEEEELEEDAVERLKNEIGEVYDDDTSRIAGLQETLDEIMIPRMELNGGRKPHIVRFTLEQSLRPVQEFRESLFEKVYPIREMVARKMLQIGYKHQSRFGRWCPVKLLEGDCIQPMQGHTYPTFPAVYRQHIYFMSTPQAREEFVMHPLKYLKQPSPKPVVPVRMAIIGPPKSGKTSLANRFASDYGMMRLSIGEAVRFILTQQPKTQLAKLINAQIKKGIPLPDELAIRALEVNLLDTRSSTRGYVLDGYPVSKHQVDLMTEHGIIPVVILELSVDSRELMVRGMKDRHSSERLLPLHDSAQILALKIAAWQKEITSVREYYKETHKNWVSVTGEKSKWWVWNRAADHSKDSVRRIQDYLQRISEGKAASIADMCITPKEFFSRLGDFGQYCPVSLAKDGELVDCAGQINLDNAAEFRGRYYKMENPEKVKEFLARPELYVPPQAPRALPPPELLPKRRTAIDAKKMFPMQIELQGYCPVTYLDGKLRYEAILPGNPDLIVEYRENMYCFDSEEKLQKFMRYPERYYNLKLPHKLPPRKDPLLVTSLPMLGYMEQTISTAITKALTATGCFKPKFPFVSPSRSALLYLAFHLKAYNPKSSDYVRKKYRKKLDQFEEHCELIRYLGNQMGPRSRSPKELPIDFDHKMLLFLNLKGREPTPSTLVAM; via the exons ATGGAGATCTTGAAAACTATGGCGGAGAACGAG GAAGAAACAAATTTACCCCAGTTTGGGGCCCCAACCCCAAGTGTAACAATAGACATGTTAGAGACCCGTCCAAACACCCATATTCTGCTGGATTCAGTGACACCAGCAGCTGGAGAGGGGGTGCACAGAGGAGGTAGTAGGCTAGACCCTGCAGGCGGTGCTGTGAGCAGGGCATTGAGTGTCGTTAGTGGAAGCAATGCACAGGAAAGTCACATCTCGGATATGATCAAACGTATGGAGGAAGATCCCTTTGATGAAGACCAG ACTGAGCTTCGTTTCCTCCACTCTAAGCCCACATGTTTCATCATCCTGGGTAAACCTGGTGTTGGTAAGACCACCTTAGCCAAGAGGTTAGCCCAGGCATGGAGATGTCAGATGGTGAATGTAACGGAGTTGATGCTCCAGCATATTAACCTCCAGACGGAGATGGGTGTAAGACTCCAGGAGATCCTTCATAAAGGTGGAGCAGTCCCAGAGGAGCTTGCCGTCAAGCTGATAGAGGATAAGATTAACTCGCCAGAGGTGGCACATCATG GTTATGTTTTGGATGATTTCCCCTGTGTAAATGAAGAGTACATGAATGCTTCAGATCAATTAGAATTTATCAAGAATTGGAAACTTAAACCAGATTTCATCATCAACTTGAGG ATACCTGATGAAGACCTTGAGATGAGGCGGATTGGACAACGAGTAGATTCACTAAACAACACACTGTATGCACAGGATGTATGGAACCCTGAGAAACCAGAACCACAGCAGaagaaaggaggaggagaagatgaagaggaggaagatgaagaagaggaggaggaagaagaaccAGAAATGAATCTAGACCCTGAAATG ggagaggaagagaagaTTGAATTGACGATGGAGATTATTGAGAGATTGGTTCAGAGACCTGAAGATCTTAAGCCCCATGCCGCTGAGAGTATCGATGCTTACAAAGATAAACTACTCAAGATGTTTGAG GATTATATGGCAGATCATGATCAGCAATACCTGATTGAGATGGACGGGAACAAAACGGCTCCTTTCCTCTTCAGAGAACTCATGAACAAACTCAATACCTACATCCTCCGTCGGGCTGCCGTACCAATCCGCCTCCAGAACGCTGAGGAAGAAGACATCCCTGACGATATTGAGACAGAAGAACTTATGAGGACATTGGGCGGGACCAATTTGGTTGCCCCAAGATACAGGTGGAGGAGGAGCAAGTGGGCGAGGGCGTGTCCTGTTGAGCTCCAGAAAGGGAATGTTGTCCAGGGAAAGCCGGAATTCGCAGTTGG ATTCTTGGATAAGATCTATGTAATGTCAGGCCCTGATGCTATGGAGACCTTCTTGAAGAACCCTCGTCCATACCTAGTTAGTCCTCAGCCTAGACCTCCATGTAAGCTGTGCGTAGTAGGACCACCTCTTTCAGGGAAGACATCGCTGTGTCATCTGCTCTCTCACAAGTTCAATGCAAGG GTACTAGATGTGAATGAACTAATCAAATCACGGATGGAGTCTCACAAAGGCAAGCAGATTGAACTAGCTAAACAAGAAGCCATAGAGTCAGCTGTAGCAACAATCAAAGCCAAACtcagagaaaaggaagaaa CTGGATCGGAAGGGGATGGTCCTGATGATCACGATGATGCCCCTGAAG aagaagagaaagaagcgAAGACGTCAGATACAGAGGAGTCCAGAgcggaaggggagggggaggaggagggggcaGGGGAAGGagtaggagaagaagaagatggag AGAAATCAAGAATAAAGGCGGCTGAAGAAACTGAAGGAGAAGCTGAGGCTTcagaggagaaagaagaagaag GCGAGACCACTGCCCAGGATTCTGTTACAGGAGTGACTGAAGGAGACGGTACAGAGACCATTGCTGCGTCACAGCATCCCACCGAAGACCTGTCTACCATTACCGGGGTTGCTCCTACTGTATCACAGATATCTGAAGATGTGGATGAAAACCACCCAGAG GTGATCCAAATGGTAGAAGCTGCAGTGAAGGAAGCTGAGAAGCTCTCCTATCCCATAGGTGCTGATCAGTATGCAGACTGTGTAGAGGAAGCTGTAGTTGAGATACATAGAGAACTCAGAAAGAAAGATCCTAATGGACCTGG TGCTGGTGGATGGATCATTGATAACTTCCCTCAATCCCGGGACCACTGGACAGTCTTGCTTGACCGTGGTCTGGCCCCTGATGAGGTCATCTGCCTCAAGGACAGCAGTGAGAACGGTCTTTACCTGATGAAGCGATGGTACAGACTCAACAGAGATGAGGTGGACACCAAGGCGAGAGAGAGGAAAGAagcagaagagagagagaaacaaaggGTCTTAGACGATGCAAG GATACAAGAGGAACTTGAGAAGGAAGAAGCGGCTAAAGCAGCAGCAGCGGCAGTAGAAGAgggtggtgatgaagatg CAGCAAAAACGCAGGAAGAGAAAcctgaaggagaaaaagaagaaggagaccAAGAAGGAGAAGCAGAAGGAGAAAAGGATGGAGAGAAGGATGGAGAGGCAGCTGGAGAAGGAGGAGCAGGAGGTGGAGAGGAAGGAGAAG CTAAGActgaggaagaagaagaggaagaggataAACCTCCTCCTGTTCCTGTCCCTGAAGAAGACCCTCTTCCTCCCGATGGTCCAGAGACAAGCAAGTTCAAAGATCAGAGGAATGAGTTTGAGAGAGAGTGGCCGTCCATCCAAGCTCTACTCACAGGAACTATCAACCTTGATCCGATCCAGATAGAGATTGAGAACAAGAAGACTGAGGATATCATCAAGGAATCACATACCATGGTGGAAC TACCGTACACCTACAGACCATGGGAGTATAATAGTATTGATATGGATGAAGAGGATGAAGATGCAGCAGCTGAAGCTGATGAGGAGGGAGATGAGATGGAGGAAGAAGAG gaTGAGGAAGTCACTAAGAATAAGAAGAAGCAGTTTGGTGATACCAAGCACTTCTGTCCTGTAGCTCTGAAGGAGAAGTTTGTCCTATGGCCTAGTAACCCAGAGATAGCAGCTAAGTACAGGGAGAAGGTCTACTACTGTTCCAACCCAGAGGCTAGGGATAAGTTCATCGCTGAACCAACCACGTTTGTGGCTAAAGGAAGGCCGTTTCAG CCTCCTCCAGTTCGGCTGTTAATGCTTGGCCCCAAGGGTGCAGGCAAGTCCCTCCATGCAAGAGCTATGGCAGACAAACTAGGCCTGTTCCACATCAGCTTCAAAGATCGGCTCCAGGAACTCATCATCAAGAAGACCAAGAAGAAGATAGGACCAGAGtttgaagaggaggaggaggagccaGAAGAGGAAGAGCCAGAAGAGGAAGAGCCAGTAGAAGGACTGAAGGATGGAATACCAGTTGTATCAGAACCAAATGATG CTGCTGCTGCAGAACAGACTGAGGAGGACAATGAAGAAGGG GGAGAGGAGGAGCAGGAGGTGGAGTTGAATGAGTTTGAAGAGAACATCAAGGGTAACCTAATGGGTGATGAATCACTCAGCATAGACTCACTGGAGAAGATTATACCAGACTGGTGGAATTTAGAACCTTACAA ATCAACTGGTTTCATCTTGGAAGGGTTCCCTCGCACCTCCGAGGAAGCTCAATTCATGGCTGAAAATGGCTTTTTCCCAGACGCTGCTATCCTGCTCAATGTAGAAGATTCAGACATCACAAGCAGAATGCTCCCGCCCAAGCTGGAGAAATGGCGTAAGCGACGTGATCGCAGGGTGGCACGGAGAGAGAAGCGTAAGgccaagaagaagaaggagcGAGAGGAGGCGATCAAGAAGCGACGACAAGAACTCATCTCAGAGGCGGATGATAGGAAAGCAAAGAGACAG GCTCAGAGAGCAGCAGATAGAGACAGCGATGACTCAGAACCATCAGATGAAGAAGGGTTTGATGATGAGGAAGAGGAAGATATCGAGGCTATGCTGGCTGAAGAGTttgaagaagaggaggaagaagaggaagaggaggaggagttAGAAGAAGACGCCGTTGAGAGACTGAAGAATGAAATTGGCGAGGTGTATGATGATGATACAAGTCGCATCGCAGGCTTACAg GAAACTCTTGACGAGATCATGATCCCTCGGATGGAACTGAACGGAGGTCGCAAGCCTCACATTGTCCGCTTCACCCTTGAGCAGAGTCTGAGACCCGTCCAGGAGTTTAGAGAGAGTCTCTTTGAGAAGGTGTATCCTATCAGGGAGATGGTAGCTAGGAAGATGCTACAGATTGGTTATAAACATCAGTCAAGGTTTGGAAGATGGTGTCCTGTAAAGCTACTGGAAGGAGACTGTATACAACCAATGCAG GGTCACACCTACCCAACGTTCCCAGCAGTATACCGTCAGCACATTTACTTCATGTCTACCCCTCAAGCTAGAGAGGAGTTTGTCATGCATCCATTGAAGTATCTGAAGCAACCGTCTCCCAAGCCTGTTGTCCCTGTAAGGATGGCCATCATTGGACCACCAAAGTCTGGAAAAACTTCAT TGGCCAACCGATTTGCATCAGATTACGGTATGATGAGACTGTCTATCGGTGAAGCAGTCAGGTTTATCTTGACCCAACAACCCAAGACACAGCTAGCTAAACTTATCAATGCTCAGATCAAGAAGGGTATCCCGCTCCCTGATGAACTTGCCATACGAGCCCTAGAGGTCAATCTCCTTGATACGAGGTCATCGACCAGAGG CTACGTCCTTGATGGTTACCCAGTCTCCAAACACCAGGTTGATCTAATGACAGAGCACGGTATTATCCCAGTGGTTATTCTTGAGCTTAGTGTTGATAGCAGGGAACTCATGGTCAGAGGAATGAAAGATAGACATTCTTCAGAAAG gtTGTTACCGCTCCATGACAGCGCCCAGATCTTAGCTCTGAAGATTGCTGCCTGGCAGAAAGAGATTACTTCTGTGAGGGAGTATTATAAAGAGACTCATAAGAACTGGGTCAGTGTGACAGGAGAGAAGTCTAAGTGGTGGGTTTGGAACAGAGCTGCTGACCATTCTAAGGACAGCGTTCGTAGGATACAAGACTATCTGCAGAGGATATCAGAGG GCAAGGCAGCATCTATCGCTGACATGTGTATCACACCAAAGGAGTTCTTCTCCCGTCTTGGTGACTTTGGCCAGTACTGTCCAGTCAGCCTGGCCAAAGATGGTGAGCTGGTGGACTGCGCCGGACAGATCAACCTAGACAACGCTGCAGAATTCCGCGGTCGCTACTACAAGATGGAGAACCCTGAGAAGGTCAAGGAGTTCCTGGCCAGACCAGAACTCTATGTGCCACCTCAAGCTCCTAGAGCATTACCTCCTCCAGAGCTGCTGCCTAAGAGGAGAACAGCCATTGATGCTAAGAAGATGTTCCCTATGCAGATTGAGCTGCAGGGATACTGTCCTGTTACCTACCTGGATGGAAAGCTGAG GTATGAAGCAATCCTTCCAGGCAACCCGGATCTTATTGTGGAGTACAGGGAAAATATGTACTGCTTTGATTCTGAAGAAAAACTGCAGAAATTCATGAG GTATCCTGAGCGTTACTACAACCTGAAGTTACCTCACAAGTTACCACCCAGGAAGGACCCTCTCCTTGTGACCTCACTGCCTATGTTAGGTTATATGGAACAAACAATCTCAACTGCTATCACCAAGGCTCTTACTGCAACGGGCTGCTTCAAACCAAAGTTCCCCTTCGTCTCACCCTCAAGATCAGCGTTGCTATATCTGGCATTCCATCTCAAAG CGTACAACCCCAAGAGCTCCGACTATGTTCGCAAGAAGTACCGCAAGAAACTGGACCAGTTTGAGGAGCACTGTGAACTCATCCGTTACCTAGGCAACCAGATGGGACCACGATCTCGTAGTCCCAAAGAGCTTCCTATTGACTTTGATCACAAGATGCTTCTCTTTCTCAATCTAAAAGGACGAGAGCCTACACCATCAACATTGGTCGCTATGTAA